A DNA window from Fibrobacter sp. UWR4 contains the following coding sequences:
- a CDS encoding RHS repeat domain-containing protein: MKKILILLFLIVGFSFADVIAQRYSDGKIHRALPSWIDMSDAEIMTFSVNGTVLSLPDANQFTYMSRTYSNLTIFADGRISFGNLTNGLDRDIEPYLQPVSVEVDMGSSFKWKSFVDANSNYLTVVEMGPFLYRGKYYSVQSTFFIDGEIQVQLWQNDVAHAKPELLNWMLPILYNGTVKTRPEKKQVTRMDIYGPNGLRPGWIAKSFNGAGVSITEPNGTGDGLLVNMGTSSQAGGLLAYDYSREYPVVGGIRNIEVKMLDPVDVDDSLCIWFFDEFQGTIYAGYPSMKMNQIMKVFTPDDYTNQWGGPFYTSPYVTRSAPAFKFQLAYPQNQNMAFRIGRIVYNLKQLPSIQFLPPKPYQLTFSITGSGRVSMNTPSGTSPFNLYNGEKVSASITSKAGSSIERITVNGKIIVLNGEIISKMPSMNQSFNAARDSNEYVKLFKAYGDRPYSKIDFDITAMHENVNVIIKFAPCEARTLDVVPEMVKTDTYLDPINQPNARKFTSAVFKDAFGTTVQTQDSLSNGKYIVSAVYSDALGKTKYEPMSFVLDTTTFVYMDMACEACVVAANNYYDGTDSTDKPNAESNAFTEFEPRYGNESGSFGRNAGIARRSFEFQQQVQEAYGLPASVETDFLHLNYLNEGDISDNFRKRIKNPGGKHLTISRDAEGRYTQSVTDEKNRTVSTWTYDGENELVVMNEYDGYDRLIRSYLRDFPAFADTMGYDAMGRVLSKKSNDRGLVEYAYDSLGNLRFTRNARQKALGNNYFMANVYDGEGRVVAIGEVHGGHDFAAPNTAIASAALTPIVRTVYGKPTSDTLTLYGVNLNSSLLGNILSQMDGIRDYDVGAIIAYDGEGNPVSIKMKSYDRIGRMSRQWVVYLFDDVPAVQLSYVYNLSDELASSTYSEWAGSGWTQKSTRTRTYDNKGRLVETREGNSMLTSYTYSANGNVVSKHYYDAGTEVFAKTVRRDVYGRPVVLDYRNGSTELYSENISYENPLSVRQSTVARVWADAGTVGRVVENAGYTYDYLGRLTEMSGTRNASYSYDELGRLTVKHEGSQAVGCYYGSQSHQGYYRPYGMTISGRSYTPYEYYSYDASGNVWLDRYARAAYELDARALPKNVRLYPEVPSGISQNNLDDFESLELARIRMAYDENGQRVYFNYGDESSGYGEATLSGVGVYRKDGSGDYSLVREDLIAGGYRKDGAAYFPVTDAQGNIRGYANTSGVQSAYAYYPYGALIDLAHDDAEDSRRWQAKEFDSDINKYYFGARFYDPLFGLWLTPDPAGQFANAYTYGGDPLNYIDPNGESITAAIAIGAAVGAAIGASVSAVNCSGASEVSCGRAMAQGTLKGAAVGAISGAISGGVAAVASSISGTTSVAAEGGAMIASAGVETANAASYSYAIFNNMFWSTVESSLQYAATGWMNDGGYSWSGFGGAALGGFLGGVIPGYQAVPGGSMVNIFSETAYSAARGGVLGYVGGGLGEVLRTGSWNNEAAISGAGYGVLGGVISSTVKIGLLGYAVPKSDFQKEIEANYAKEHNLIIGPYGSVNRRGGLLDVVGVSIGRNNVSNPEKKRMLTAPTHEGIHYLQQVKDGTLPFYLRVAQEYKFGTDMKSAYTKVGTYDYEADDYSLDYYYTGKKAYH, from the coding sequence ATGAAAAAGATACTAATTCTTCTATTCCTGATAGTCGGTTTTTCCTTTGCGGATGTCATAGCCCAGCGATATAGCGATGGCAAAATTCACAGAGCGCTTCCCAGTTGGATTGACATGTCGGATGCGGAAATTATGACTTTTTCGGTGAACGGGACTGTCCTCAGCCTTCCTGACGCAAATCAATTTACGTATATGTCGCGAACATATTCGAATCTTACCATTTTTGCCGATGGCCGTATTTCTTTCGGAAATTTGACTAATGGTCTTGATAGGGATATTGAACCGTATTTACAACCGGTCTCTGTCGAAGTCGACATGGGTAGCTCATTTAAATGGAAGTCTTTTGTTGATGCAAATTCGAACTATCTTACCGTTGTAGAAATGGGGCCGTTTCTGTATAGGGGGAAATACTATTCGGTCCAGTCCACTTTCTTTATAGACGGCGAAATTCAGGTTCAGCTATGGCAAAACGATGTTGCTCACGCCAAACCGGAATTGCTTAATTGGATGCTTCCGATCTTGTATAACGGAACTGTAAAAACGCGTCCGGAGAAGAAACAAGTAACCAGAATGGATATTTATGGGCCGAATGGTTTGAGACCTGGGTGGATAGCGAAATCATTTAACGGGGCCGGGGTCTCTATTACTGAACCAAACGGGACGGGAGATGGTCTTTTAGTAAATATGGGAACATCTTCGCAGGCAGGAGGACTCCTTGCTTATGATTATTCTAGAGAGTATCCTGTAGTTGGCGGAATCCGCAATATAGAAGTTAAGATGCTTGATCCGGTCGATGTTGACGATAGTCTCTGTATTTGGTTTTTTGACGAATTTCAGGGAACTATCTATGCTGGATATCCATCCATGAAGATGAACCAGATAATGAAAGTATTTACTCCAGATGATTATACCAATCAGTGGGGGGGACCTTTCTATACATCGCCTTATGTAACCAGATCTGCTCCCGCTTTCAAGTTTCAGCTGGCTTATCCACAAAACCAGAATATGGCATTTAGAATAGGTCGGATTGTCTATAATCTAAAGCAGCTTCCGTCAATCCAGTTTCTGCCACCTAAACCTTATCAATTGACATTTTCAATTACGGGAAGTGGCCGTGTATCAATGAACACCCCTTCGGGCACTTCTCCGTTTAATCTGTATAACGGCGAAAAAGTTTCCGCATCAATAACAAGCAAGGCTGGCTCGTCTATAGAACGGATTACGGTGAATGGAAAAATCATTGTTCTTAATGGTGAAATTATTTCGAAAATGCCTTCCATGAATCAGTCATTTAATGCTGCGAGGGACTCAAATGAATATGTAAAACTTTTCAAGGCTTATGGAGACAGACCGTATTCAAAAATTGATTTTGACATCACGGCGATGCATGAAAATGTGAATGTGATCATCAAATTTGCACCTTGCGAGGCAAGAACGCTTGATGTCGTCCCGGAAATGGTAAAAACAGACACCTATCTTGACCCCATCAATCAGCCAAATGCAAGAAAGTTTACATCTGCGGTTTTTAAGGATGCATTTGGAACAACAGTGCAGACGCAGGATTCTCTTTCTAACGGAAAGTATATCGTATCTGCCGTATATAGCGATGCTCTCGGAAAGACGAAGTATGAACCGATGTCGTTTGTACTCGACACGACAACTTTCGTGTATATGGATATGGCTTGCGAAGCCTGTGTGGTTGCCGCGAACAATTACTACGACGGAACCGATTCAACGGACAAACCGAATGCAGAGAGCAATGCCTTTACTGAATTCGAACCGCGTTACGGAAATGAATCTGGGTCGTTTGGAAGGAATGCCGGTATAGCGAGGCGTTCTTTTGAATTTCAGCAACAGGTCCAGGAAGCATACGGTTTGCCGGCTTCTGTTGAGACAGACTTTTTGCATTTGAATTATTTGAACGAAGGAGATATATCGGATAATTTCAGGAAAAGAATCAAGAACCCAGGTGGAAAGCATTTGACGATATCCCGCGATGCTGAAGGACGTTATACGCAAAGTGTAACGGACGAGAAAAACAGGACTGTATCGACGTGGACATACGATGGCGAGAATGAACTTGTTGTCATGAACGAGTATGACGGCTATGACAGGTTGATTCGGTCGTATCTTAGGGATTTCCCTGCGTTTGCTGATACGATGGGCTATGATGCCATGGGCCGCGTGCTTTCGAAAAAGTCTAATGACCGAGGTCTTGTCGAATATGCCTATGACTCTTTAGGAAATTTAAGGTTTACGAGAAATGCTCGTCAAAAGGCTTTGGGAAACAACTACTTTATGGCGAATGTATATGACGGCGAAGGGCGTGTTGTCGCAATCGGCGAAGTACATGGCGGTCATGACTTTGCTGCCCCAAATACGGCGATTGCTTCCGCAGCTCTTACTCCCATAGTCCGCACAGTTTACGGAAAGCCGACATCCGATACATTGACCCTATACGGGGTAAACCTGAACAGCTCGCTGCTTGGAAACATTCTGTCTCAGATGGACGGAATACGCGATTATGATGTTGGGGCTATCATTGCCTACGACGGTGAAGGTAATCCGGTATCCATAAAAATGAAGTCCTATGACCGCATTGGGCGCATGTCAAGACAGTGGGTCGTCTATCTGTTTGATGATGTCCCAGCGGTACAATTGTCCTATGTCTATAACTTGTCCGACGAACTGGCTTCTTCGACCTATTCGGAATGGGCTGGAAGCGGTTGGACGCAAAAGTCAACAAGGACTAGAACTTATGACAACAAGGGACGCCTCGTTGAAACACGCGAAGGCAATTCTATGTTGACTAGCTATACGTACAGTGCAAATGGGAATGTTGTATCCAAACATTATTACGATGCGGGGACTGAGGTATTTGCAAAAACCGTTCGGCGCGATGTATACGGAAGACCCGTTGTACTAGACTATAGGAACGGCTCTACGGAGCTTTATTCTGAAAACATATCGTATGAAAATCCCTTGTCTGTGCGACAGTCAACCGTGGCAAGAGTGTGGGCTGATGCGGGAACTGTAGGCCGAGTTGTAGAAAATGCTGGCTATACCTATGACTATTTGGGCCGTCTGACGGAAATGTCCGGAACTAGAAATGCAAGTTATAGTTACGACGAACTTGGACGATTGACTGTCAAACACGAGGGATCTCAGGCTGTAGGGTGTTACTATGGTTCACAGAGCCATCAAGGGTATTATCGACCTTATGGTATGACGATTTCGGGTAGAAGCTATACCCCGTATGAGTATTATTCTTACGACGCTTCAGGAAATGTGTGGCTAGACCGTTATGCTCGTGCCGCCTACGAACTGGATGCCAGGGCGTTGCCGAAGAATGTTCGGTTGTATCCTGAAGTCCCGTCTGGAATTTCGCAGAATAATTTGGATGATTTCGAGTCTTTAGAATTGGCTCGAATCCGTATGGCCTATGACGAAAACGGCCAGCGTGTGTATTTTAACTATGGTGACGAAAGTTCCGGTTACGGTGAGGCGACCCTGAGCGGGGTGGGCGTTTACCGCAAGGATGGAAGTGGGGATTATTCTCTTGTACGGGAGGATTTGATTGCTGGCGGCTACCGCAAAGATGGCGCAGCGTATTTCCCTGTGACAGATGCTCAGGGCAATATAAGGGGCTATGCAAATACATCTGGAGTCCAGAGCGCATACGCCTATTACCCATACGGAGCACTAATTGACTTGGCTCATGACGATGCTGAAGATTCAAGACGCTGGCAGGCCAAGGAATTTGATTCTGACATAAACAAGTATTATTTCGGCGCACGATTCTATGACCCGCTCTTTGGACTATGGCTTACGCCGGACCCTGCCGGACAGTTTGCGAACGCCTATACTTATGGCGGCGACCCGCTAAACTATATAGACCCAAACGGAGAAAGTATCACAGCAGCGATAGCGATAGGTGCTGCCGTAGGTGCTGCGATAGGAGCCTCTGTGTCTGCCGTTAATTGTAGCGGTGCAAGTGAAGTTAGTTGTGGTAGAGCCATGGCTCAAGGAACTTTAAAAGGAGCTGCGGTTGGGGCTATATCTGGAGCAATTAGTGGAGGCGTTGCTGCTGTGGCTAGTAGTATTTCTGGAACGACATCGGTGGCTGCTGAAGGGGGCGCTATGATTGCTAGTGCTGGTGTCGAAACCGCAAATGCAGCTTCCTATAGTTATGCAATTTTTAACAATATGTTCTGGAGTACAGTAGAGAGCTCTCTCCAATATGCTGCTACAGGATGGATGAATGACGGAGGCTATTCTTGGAGTGGCTTTGGTGGTGCAGCGTTAGGCGGTTTCCTTGGTGGTGTGATTCCGGGCTATCAAGCTGTTCCTGGTGGATCTATGGTCAATATTTTTTCGGAAACTGCTTATTCTGCGGCAAGAGGAGGTGTTCTTGGTTATGTTGGTGGAGGCTTAGGTGAAGTGTTACGTACTGGATCTTGGAACAATGAAGCTGCGATTTCTGGAGCAGGATATGGTGTTTTGGGCGGTGTTATATCGTCTACTGTAAAGATAGGCCTACTTGGCTATGCAGTTCCTAAAAGTGATTTTCAAAAGGAAATTGAAGCGAATTATGCAAAGGAGCATAACCTTATTATAGGACCTTATGGTTCTGTTAATAGACGTGGCGGCTTGTTAGATGTTGTAGGTGTTTCTATAGGTAGAAATAATGTTTCCAATCCTGAGAAAAAAAGAATGCTTACAGCTCCTACTCATGAAGGTATTCATTATTTACAGCAAGTAAAAGATGGAACTTTGCCATTTTATTTAAGAGTTGCACAGGAATATAAATTTGGAACAGATATGAAATCTGCTTACACAAAAGTAGGTACATATGATTACGAGGCTGATGATTATTCACTAGATTATTATTACACTGGTAAAAAAGCTTATCATTAA